A genomic window from Lotus japonicus ecotype B-129 chromosome 1, LjGifu_v1.2 includes:
- the LOC130730312 gene encoding protein MAIN-LIKE 1-like: MPPRKTARVVGPSTEPTAPRDRSSTHASNRKRSEEANRGRGRGRGRGRGRGRGRNAEQEPAVQDQQNDEIMADQQDDDTEAEEETSGEEEAEEDVGADLEAEFDEESGDEDDENRLWYEGGPFDLCLLTKYGEHIARDIWRSYKRPNYETRGVLKTYNHGRMCHPVVHHARYIRGAVHNAGLRWVMKCTSPSVDQSIISAFVERWHPETSSFHLPWGEMTITLEDVSALLHLPVEGEFFSFGNPTREEAAPAVAQLLDVDIELVMEEFDACRGPSLRFIFLQAIVEKHVEANNEVPACRAYMLRLIGMTLFCDKSNTYIGVVYLSLFEDVENASRWNWGAATLAYLYGQLGEASRNGAKSVAGYLSLLQVLLFLCNYC; the protein is encoded by the exons AT gcCTCCTAGGAAAACTGCCCGTGTTGTTGGTCCTTCTACTGAACCTACTGCTCCACGGGATCGTAGCTCCACTCATGCTTCTAACCGCAAACGGTCAGAAGAGGCTAATAGAGGAAGGGGTAGAGGAAGGGGTCGAGGAAGGGGTAGAGGAAGGGGTAGGAATGCTGAACAAGAGCCTGCTGTACAGGATCAGCAGAATGATGAGATTATGGCTGATCAGCAGGATGATGACACTGAGGCGGAGGAGGAGActagtggtgaggaggaggcTGAGGAGGATGTCGGTGCTGACCTCGAGGCGGAGTTTGATGAGGAGTCTGGTGATGAGGACGATGAGAACAGGTTGTGGTATGAGGGAGGTCCGTTTGACCTTTGCTTGTTGACTAAGTATGGCGAACATATAGCTCGTGACATATGGAGGTCATACAAGCGGCCAAATTATGAGACTAGAGGTGTGCTCAAGACCTATAATCATGGGAGGATGTGTCATCCTGTAGTCCATCATGCTCGGTACATAAGGGGTGCGGTGCATAATGCAGGTTTGCGGTGGGTGATGAAATGCACAAGCCCGAGTGTTGACCAGAGCATTATTTCTGCTTTTGTTGAGCGATGGCATCCTGAGACGTCATCTTTCCACTTACCATGGGGGGAAATGACGATCACACTTGAAGATGTCTCAGCATTACTCCACTTGCCCGTAGAGGGTGAGTTCTTCTCCTTTGGTAATCCGACTAGGGAAGAGGCGGCTCCTGCGGTTGCTCAGTTACTTGATGTGGACATTGAGCTTGTGATGGAGGAGTTTGATGCTTGTAGGGGTCCATCTCTTCGCTTTATCTTTCTCCAAGCTATTGTGGAGAAACACGTAGAGGCTAACAATGAAGTTCCTGCATGCCGAGCTTATATGCTGCGGTTGATTGGCATGACCCTTTTCTGTGACAAGAGCAACACATATATTGGTGTTGTGTATTTGTCTCTGTTTGAAGATGTTGAGAATGCATCAAGGTGGAATTGGGGAGCTGCCACTTTGGCTTACTTGTATGGTCAGCTCGGGGAGGCCAGTAGGAACGGTGCTAAGTCTGTTGCTGGTTATTTATCTCTTCTGCAGGTATTGTTATTTCTTTGTAATTATTGTTAA
- the LOC130734168 gene encoding 18.2 kDa class I heat shock protein-like → MSLIPSFFGGRRSNVFDPFSQELWDPFEGFPVSNSSACETTAIANTRVDWKETPEAHVFSVDLPGLKKEEVKVEVEDGSVLQISGERSREQEQKDDKWHRVERSSGKFMRRFRLPENAKMDQVKAAMENGVLTVTVPKEEEKKPEVKSIQISG, encoded by the coding sequence ATGTCTCTCATTCCAAGCTTCTTCGGTGGTCGACGAAGCAACGTCTTCGATCCATTCTCTCAAGAATTGTGGGACCCCTTTGAAGGATTCCCTGTCTCCAATTCCTCTGCTTGCGAGACCACGGCCATAGCCAACACGCGTGTGGACTGGAAGGAGACGCCGGAGGCTCACGTGTTCAGCGTCGACCTCCCTGGGCTCAAGAAGGAGGAGGTGAAGGTGGAGGTTGAGGACGGCAGCGTGTTGCAGATAAGCGGGGAGAGAAGCAGGGAGCAGGAACAGAAGGATGATAAGTGGCACCGCGTAGAGAGGAGCTCCGGGAAGTTCATGAGGAGGTTCCGGCTGCCGGAGAATGCTAAAATGGATCAGGTTAAGGCTGCCATGGAGAATGGGGTGCTCACTGTTACTGTGCCTAAGGAGGAAGAGAAGAAGCCTGAGGTTAAGTCTATTCAGATTTCTGGTTGA
- the LOC130730323 gene encoding uncharacterized protein LOC130730323: MGGGGVLINSHGNWVLRFSYHGKGGESLFAELGALRVGLELGWKAGHRKLVVELDYSDVLAALEDLNCGDFIPEIEVVRCLISRNWEVRLRVIPRDYNRPTDWLAKHGASAPD; this comes from the coding sequence ATGGGAGGTGGTGGTGTTCTCATAAATAGCCATGGCAACTGGGTGTTAAGATTCTCTTACCATGGCAAAGGGGGGGAATCCCTCTTTGCTGAGCTGGGTGCGCTTCGTGTTGGCCTAGAATTGGGTTGGAAAGCTGGCCATAGGAAGCTGGTGGTGGAGCTTGATTATAGTGATGTGTTGGCTGCCTTAGAAGACCTGAATTGTGGTGATTTTATCCCTGAGATCGAAGTTGTTCGCTGTCTCATTAGTCGTAATTGGGAGGTGAGGTTGAGAGTTATCCCCCGAGACTACAACAGGCCGACGGATTGGCTTGCTAAGCATGGTGCGTCGGCTCCTGACTGA